The genome window CTGATGGCCCGCATTCTGTCGTGGGCAAATGGATGGGCTCTCCTGTTCAGAAGCTTGTCCACACGGCCCAGTACCAGATGCCACTCTGCAAGGGACTCTCTTCCACCGAGATCTATTTCCGCCGGGATATCCCTGTCGGGTATGGCTGGGTCTTTCCTAAAGGGAAGGCAGCTAATGTGGGGGTAGGCGTTGACCTGCAATTTAAGGTAAAACCATCAGCGGCCCTGCGTAATTTTGTGGACTACCTCCAACAGGAAGGGGTAGTTAGAGGTGAGGTAATGAACACTACCGGCGGCGTTATTCCTGCCGGCGGACTGGTGAAAAGGCTGCAGCGCGGCAATATGATTCTTGTGGGCGATGCCGCCGGTATGGCCCATCCCATAACCGGAGCCGGGGTGTCAAATGCCGTATTGGGTGGTAAAATAGCAGGTGAGATCGCCGGACGGGCTGCCCTGGAGGATGATCTTAGTATCTTAACCGAATATGAAGAGGAATGTCGAATACTGCTAAACGATCCCTTGACCAGGGCCAGGCAAAAAAGGGAGGCCTTGGAGAGTTGCTGGAAAGGCAATAATGAGGGGTTGGCCAAAGCCCTTCGCTTAAGCTGGATCGCCTTTGAGGAGTATTTTAAGCAGCCTTAATCCGGTGGCTATGGATAAACTCATCCAACTCAGATTTTTTGAACATGTAATGATGGTTAATCTGATAAAAGGGAACCTTGTGCGCTTTTATCCATCGTCGCATAGTTGACGGGGCTACGTTGAGATAGGATGCAGCGGAATTT of bacterium contains these proteins:
- a CDS encoding geranylgeranyl reductase family protein produces the protein MLLCDVLVIGAGPAGSTAAKFAAKAGAKVILLEKRKHVGRPVQCAEYVPWQITQEVELPTNVLAQRIDAMRTHLPAGEAVETSAKGFIIYRDLFDQALAKAAVDSGAELFLQTRAVGYEEGLVRASQGGQQIQIKARVMVGADGPHSVVGKWMGSPVQKLVHTAQYQMPLCKGLSSTEIYFRRDIPVGYGWVFPKGKAANVGVGVDLQFKVKPSAALRNFVDYLQQEGVVRGEVMNTTGGVIPAGGLVKRLQRGNMILVGDAAGMAHPITGAGVSNAVLGGKIAGEIAGRAALEDDLSILTEYEEECRILLNDPLTRARQKREALESCWKGNNEGLAKALRLSWIAFEEYFKQP